Proteins from a genomic interval of Yoonia sp. GPGPB17:
- a CDS encoding Na+/H+ antiporter subunit E: MNLFLLNLLLAVTWAGLWGSFTLTQLAFGFVMGFLTLWIAQPLFDGPSSYYVRAYRIVRLVLFFLYDLCVSSIRVAYDVLTPKDHSTPAILEMPLDVKSDIEILLVTNLISLTPGTLSLDVTPDRKTLIVHAMFADDPEEVIHNLKSGMERMVKEVFEE; the protein is encoded by the coding sequence ATGAACCTGTTTCTTCTCAACCTGTTGCTGGCCGTTACGTGGGCCGGGCTTTGGGGCAGTTTCACGCTGACCCAGCTGGCCTTTGGCTTTGTAATGGGTTTCCTGACCCTCTGGATCGCGCAACCGCTTTTTGATGGCCCCAGCAGCTATTACGTGCGCGCCTACCGCATCGTGCGCCTCGTCCTGTTTTTCCTGTATGATCTATGCGTATCCAGCATTCGCGTGGCCTATGATGTCCTGACACCAAAAGACCACAGCACACCGGCGATCCTTGAGATGCCGCTGGATGTGAAGTCAGATATTGAAATCTTGCTGGTCACGAACCTGATATCGCTCACCCCCGGCACGTTGAGTCTTGATGTCACCCCGGACCGCAAAACGCTGATCGTACATGCCATGTTTGCCGATGATCCCGAGGAAGTGATCCATAACCTGAAATCTGGTATGGAGCGCATGGTCAAAGAGGTGTTTGAGGAATGA
- a CDS encoding VOC family protein, with product MPRPDTRNTLAITFLYYRDLPTAMRFYEDVLGLELAIDQGWCKIYQICPGAHVGLVDETRGMNKWQPVKTVQLCIRVPDVDAWYAYAREENLDGLSELFVNDEIGIRAFVFNDPEGYQIEIQTATRDGA from the coding sequence ATGCCCCGCCCCGATACGCGCAACACGCTTGCGATCACCTTCCTCTACTACCGCGACCTGCCGACAGCGATGCGGTTCTATGAAGACGTTCTCGGGCTAGAGTTGGCGATCGACCAAGGCTGGTGCAAGATTTATCAGATTTGCCCCGGCGCACATGTGGGGCTGGTGGATGAAACCCGCGGCATGAACAAATGGCAGCCGGTCAAAACCGTGCAATTGTGCATCCGCGTGCCTGATGTGGACGCGTGGTATGCCTACGCCAGGGAAGAGAACCTTGACGGCCTGTCAGAGCTTTTCGTGAACGATGAAATCGGCATCCGTGCTTTTGTCTTCAACGACCCTGAGGGTTATCAGATCGAAATCCAAACAGCGACGCGAGACGGCGCATGA
- the hydA gene encoding dihydropyrimidinase encodes MPDTFDLLIKGGQIVTPEGVLIGDLGVLGESIAAIGTNLGPAKTTIDATGKYVMPGGVDPHAHIEQMSGMGVMNADTFETATKSAAMGGTTSVISFAAQAKGAKLSDTVADYVTRATRGAMIDHAFHMIVSDTDVPDFATDLSALIKAGHRSIKVFTTYNIQLSDAQILQTMQIARENGALVCVHAETDAIIAEAKAALIVVSKTAPHHHAASHPRMAEIEAIERMCRFAEYLGQPVMIFHVSTTEGAAAVRAARDRGAPIWAETCPHYLFMTEDILHQPGLEGAKWMCSPPQRTAADQDALWDALNAGDLQLVSSDHAPYRYDETGKLSAGPEAAFQDIANGLPGLETRLPLMFDAMVSKGRGGPEGFAKLTATAPAQIYGLPNKGRLAVGMDADITLWDPAKSVTYGENDLHDNVGYNPWVGRTIAGWPTDVWLRGNHIVQNGTFTASPGSGHWIDRPTLATPPTKPLREG; translated from the coding sequence ATGCCCGACACGTTTGATCTGTTGATCAAAGGCGGTCAGATCGTCACCCCGGAAGGTGTTCTGATCGGTGATCTAGGCGTGCTCGGTGAGAGTATCGCGGCGATCGGCACCAACCTTGGCCCGGCCAAAACCACAATTGATGCCACAGGCAAATACGTGATGCCCGGCGGCGTCGATCCACATGCCCATATCGAACAGATGTCCGGCATGGGTGTCATGAATGCGGATACATTTGAAACCGCGACAAAATCTGCCGCGATGGGTGGCACAACCAGCGTGATTTCCTTTGCGGCACAGGCCAAAGGCGCAAAACTTTCGGACACTGTCGCAGACTACGTAACCCGCGCCACACGGGGCGCGATGATCGATCATGCCTTTCATATGATCGTCAGCGATACTGACGTGCCGGATTTCGCCACGGATCTGAGCGCATTGATTAAGGCGGGGCACCGGTCGATCAAAGTGTTCACGACCTACAACATTCAGCTGTCCGACGCGCAAATCCTGCAAACCATGCAGATTGCGCGCGAAAACGGTGCCTTGGTCTGTGTGCACGCGGAAACGGACGCCATCATCGCCGAAGCGAAAGCGGCCCTGATCGTCGTAAGCAAAACCGCCCCGCACCATCATGCCGCCTCGCACCCGCGCATGGCCGAGATTGAGGCGATTGAGCGCATGTGCCGCTTTGCCGAATATCTTGGACAACCGGTGATGATCTTCCACGTTTCAACAACCGAAGGGGCCGCAGCCGTCCGCGCGGCCCGCGACCGCGGCGCGCCAATCTGGGCTGAAACCTGCCCGCATTATCTGTTCATGACCGAAGACATATTGCACCAGCCCGGACTGGAGGGCGCAAAATGGATGTGCTCGCCGCCACAGCGGACGGCGGCGGATCAGGACGCCCTATGGGACGCGCTGAACGCTGGCGACCTGCAACTGGTGTCGTCGGATCATGCCCCCTACCGCTATGACGAGACAGGTAAGCTCTCGGCCGGGCCTGAGGCCGCTTTCCAGGATATCGCAAACGGGTTGCCCGGGCTTGAAACCCGCCTGCCGCTGATGTTCGACGCGATGGTCAGCAAAGGGCGCGGTGGGCCCGAGGGTTTTGCCAAACTGACCGCGACAGCACCGGCTCAGATCTACGGGCTGCCAAACAAAGGACGCCTTGCCGTGGGTATGGACGCCGACATCACGCTTTGGGATCCTGCCAAATCCGTGACCTACGGCGAAAACGACTTACACGACAACGTTGGCTACAATCCTTGGGTCGGGCGTACCATCGCCGGTTGGCCCACCGACGTCTGGTTGCGTGGCAACCATATCGTTCAGAACGGGACTTTCACAGCCTCCCCCGGCAGTGGCCATTGGATTGACCGTCCAACATTGGCCACACCGCCCACCAAACCTCTGCGCGAAGGATAA
- the mnhG gene encoding monovalent cation/H(+) antiporter subunit G → MIDIIIALFLLSGGFFALIAAIGVLRLPDVLTRMHASTKAGVLGSSLILVGGAIYLQETEVTARVVATIIFLMLTAPIGAHMIGRASVSDLKQRHGKVKNGT, encoded by the coding sequence ATGATTGACATTATCATCGCCCTCTTTCTGCTTTCTGGTGGGTTTTTTGCCCTGATCGCGGCAATTGGCGTGTTGCGTCTGCCCGATGTTCTGACGCGTATGCATGCCTCGACCAAGGCCGGTGTTTTGGGCAGTAGCCTAATTCTTGTCGGTGGTGCGATCTATCTGCAAGAAACCGAAGTGACGGCCCGAGTCGTTGCAACCATCATATTTCTAATGCTGACCGCACCCATTGGCGCACATATGATTGGCCGCGCCTCGGTCAGCGACTTGAAGCAGAGGCACGGTAAAGTCAAAAACGGTACGTAA
- a CDS encoding monovalent cation/H+ antiporter complex subunit F: MTSAEFLDWSIYATFVMVMLSLAIAFIRLARGPSLADRVVALDMMTVSIIAVCGVAAVATGVFALLDVALVLALVGFLATVALARFAERRDARKQDANHD, encoded by the coding sequence ATGACGTCTGCTGAGTTTCTGGACTGGTCCATCTATGCGACCTTCGTCATGGTGATGCTGTCGCTGGCGATTGCCTTCATCCGATTGGCCAGAGGCCCAAGTCTAGCTGACCGCGTTGTGGCGCTCGATATGATGACCGTGTCGATCATCGCTGTATGCGGCGTTGCTGCGGTGGCAACCGGGGTGTTTGCCTTGCTGGATGTGGCACTGGTGCTGGCGCTGGTTGGGTTTCTGGCGACCGTAGCGCTCGCTCGATTTGCAGAACGACGTGACGCGCGCAAACAGGATGCGAACCATGATTGA